GAGAGGCCCTGTGAGGCCCCCACACCACACCTGCGGAGGTCCCCGGGCCTCACGGAGAGGCGCCGTgagccccccacccctcccggagaggcccccccaggcccccccgagGCACACGGAGCGCCCCGGGCCCCCAGGGAGGAAGCGGCTGCTGGGCGGGGCCGCCCGGTGCGactccgccgcccgcccgccccgactGACCCTCGGCGGCCGCCGTCAGCCCGTCCCGCCTACCCGGAAGAGGCCGGCGGCGACTATGCGGTGGCGGGTCACGTGGTGGCAGACACGTGGGGGCAGCGTCATGGCGTCGGCGCCCAAGAGGCCCAAGGTAGCGGGGCAAGGGGGCAGGGACCGGCTCCGCGGGTGCCCCCGGCAGcgcgtcccccccaccccgcgtgTGCCGGGGCCCGAGTGcagccgcgggggggggggggggggggtgggtgggtcaGAGCtggccccggcccgcggcgggggcgcTCCGGGAGAggccccgccgctccctcccgctCGAGTGCCCCCGTGTTGTTCCCCGCAGGCGGCCGCCGGCAGCAGCGCCCGAGGGAGGGGCAGCGCCGATCCCCTCTCCGGCTTCCTGGCGTGGTGCGGGCGGGCCGGGGTGCAGCTCAGCCCCAAGGTGAGGcagcacggggcgggggggcaggccGGGCCGTCCTGAGCCCCCGCCCCAGCTCCCCTCACCGGGCCCGGCTCCCCTCTCGCCCAAGGTCCGCCTGAGCAGGGAGGGGGCGGTGGCGGGGTACGGGCTGTTGGCcgccgcggagctggaggagggagaggttcTCTTCAGCGTCCCTCGCAGCGCCGTGCTGTCCCAGCACACCAGCTCCATCCAGGCCCTGCTGCAGGAAGGTGAGCACCGCCGCCGACCTCTGCTTTCCCCAGAGAAGGGGGCCGGGAGGAAGCCCAGGGACCGTTCCTGCTTTGTGGAGCAGGGATGCCAGCCACGGAGTGGGAAGGGGAGGCTGGATCCAGGCCGGGCAGTAAGAAAATCCCGTTACTGCCCTCGCTCTGGTCTTTCAGCAACAACCACCCCTACGATGCTGCTTTTGTTAAGGCCCAGACAGACACTGCCAGGGAAAAAGAACGGCACCTTTCTTGCTGAATGCAGGAAAACGGTTCCTTTCTTGCTGAAGGGGGGAGTAGGGCCTGGCGCTGCTCATCCATTGCTCCAGAGCAGCAGCTTCTGGTTCTGTGTCAGCTCAGGCCAAACCCAAGGCTGGAGCAGGCTGATGGACTAAAAGCATAAGTCCACACCCCAGGGTAAAGCCAGTCAAGGAGAGCTGTAGGATCAAGCTTTGGTTTTTAGAAGATATGTTCTCAGAGGAAAGGACAAAAACCTCAGGTAACTTCCCTTTTCTCTCTGGTTCTTTAGCCCAGGAGGCCCTGCAGAGCCAGTCAGGGTGGGTGCCgctcctgctggccctgctgtATGAGTACACAGCCAGCGACTCGCCCTGGCAGCCTTATTTCTCCCTCTGGCAGGACTTCAGGAGCCTGGATCACCCCATGTTCTGGTAAGCAGGTGTGGCTGTGGGGTGGCCACTGTCTGGGAGGCAGAGCTTGGGGGTATGGGGTAACTCCAGCCCTCAGTGCTAACCCTGTTCTGTCAAGGGCAGGAGCCTGAGGGACCCCCCCTACCTGGTCTTGGAGCTAACCAAAACTCCAGAattgggggagaaaagaaagctgagaTTATGAAGGAGAAAGGAGTTTAAAGACCCCTCTCCCTGGGGCAGATGGAGATAAGCATGCTGTTTTTCTTGCAACAGGCCTGAAGAAGAGCGAACAAGGTTGCTGCAGGGCACGGGCATCCCAGAAGCTGTGGACAAGGACCTGGCTAACATCCACCTGGAGTACAGCTCCATCATCCTGCCTTTCATGAAGTCCCACCCCAGTATCTTTGACCCCAAGCTGCACACGCTGGACTTGTACAAGCAGCTGGTGGCATTTGTCATGGCCTACAGGTGAGAGGTGAGGGCTGTGCTCTGACGAAGAGCAAGGACAAAGAGCAGGAGCACAGGAAACATCAGAGGCTGTGTTACTTAAAAGGCTGCAGTTGCACAAGAACGCAAGTGTAAGGTGAGActtgccctgtgctgcagggtgtAAAACTGGCCTGCCTCCATGTCTCTCGTCTTAGCTTTCAGGAGCCtttggaggaggaagatgaagatgagAAGGGGCCCAATCCTCCAATGATGGTGCCTGTAGCAGATATTTTGAATCATGTGGCCAACCACAATGCCAACCTGGAATACTCCCCTGTGAGTGCAAAGCCACTGCGCCAGGCATCAGCACAGTTCCTCTTCCCTGCAAGGCCTCTGGGAGTAGCAGCACAGCAAGGCTGCCTCCCTGAACCTGGGGCAGCAAGTCAGGCCTGCATCTCGTTAAAACGAAGCTATTTTGCTCATACTGCATGCTTGAGCTTTAGCTAGGAAGAGCTTAGGGTCCTCCGAGCCTCTTTGAAACACCTTGTTTCGGATGGTAGGATCACAGCAGCTCTGAGCAGCTCTtgtctccctgcctgcagcagtgtTTACGAATGGTTACAACACAGCCCATCAGCAAGGGCCAAGAGATCTTCAACACCTATGGGCAGATGGCCAACTGGCAGCTCCTGCACATGTACGGCTTCGCAGAGCCCTACCCCGGCAACACCAACGACACGGCTGACATCCAGATGGTGACAGTGCGCGAGGCAGCGCTGCAGCGTGAGTGGCACCCGCAGCCACCAGGGCACGGACGGGGCAGGGATCTCTTAAATAGGCCTGAGACAGGGATCAGGGGTGACACCAGAGATATGCCTGTTCCGCAGCatttcaggtggttttttttcatttctggttCCTGTttgcccttcccctttcccctccctggtGGGTTTGCAGCTCTGCTCTCTTCCAAGCAGGCGCCAGAGGGgaagcacagcagcagctggtCTCCGAGCAGTGGGACTTCTTGTGCCAGCTGGAGATGGTGGGGGAGGAGGGCGCCTTTGTGCTTGGCTGGCACGAGGTGCTGACAGAGGAAGAGCTGTCCACGACCCTGAAGGTAAGCACTGCCCCGAGGTGGAGGAGTACAGCCGTGCAAACCAGCACACAGGAAGGGGGACAAGTGGTAGGGGGTGTGGTTGCCTAGCTTCCAGGCTTCAGGCGCTGTTAAATCACCTTCCCTTCCTGAAGTAGCCACCCACAAGTGCTAACATACCAGTCTTAAATGGCTCCCTGGCTGCTTTGCACCCTTGTAGGCAGCAGCTGAGATGCCCTTTAGTAAGACTGTTACCAACACCCAGGTTTGCTGTTTGAATGTTCTTCTAACCCACAAGTTACTTCTGATTAGGTACTTAAGCCTACTCTCTCCCCTTTAGTGCAGCTGAGGAATAATTCACCTGCTCCAAAAATGGGCCCTAAAACCCCATTTCTGTAGAGCAGAAAGCCCAGTGTACTCACTGCCAGTGCCTTGTCTCACTGCCTGGGTCGTTACAGGTGCTGTGCATGTCAGAAGAAGAATTCAGGGAGTATAAGGAAAAAGATGGCTGGGAAGAtgacagtgaggaagaggagaactCTACCCTTTCCAACGAGGCTCTCTCCAGACTTAAAGCCCCTTGCAAGAAGCTGCTTTATGACAGCGTGCTGCTGACCCTGGAGTCCTACGGGTCAGActtgaaagcagagcaggacttgCTAAATAACAAAGAGGCTTATGAGAAACTGAGTCGAAGGGAGCAGCAAGCTTTGCACGTGCGCTATGGACAGAAGAGGATCTTGCATCAGCTGCTAGAGCTGGTACACTAGAAACCTCACTGCCTCTACAAGCGAACTGCCTGGAACtgtgctggggaggggcaggCCAGCCTTCAGCCATCTCCTCTACAGCAGCCAGAACAGATGGCAGGTGGAATACGGGCCCACTTGTCCCTCACATGGCAGCTTTTTAGCTACCTCGACATAAACAGAGTATCTTTCACAGCATGGaagtgggtttggtttgggtggCCTCATCTTAGGATGGGAGCTCTGGAGCACAACTACCACCTTCTTCTAGAGGACTTAACACTGATGGCTGTTTTGGGAAGGCAGACATACACTGTCAGAGCAGCAAGTGGGTTCCTTCATTTAGCATCAGAAGTTTAAGGCAAGAACTGTTTGTCTAGATGAAGAGGGCACAAATCCATCTGGTAGCTGTTACAGAGGTTCAGAGTAAACATCTGGCAGGTGGAGATGCTGACAGCAGTGAACTCTTCACCTACACTTAGTTAATACTGAGCATTTTAAAGAGTACAAGCCCATCCATCTGGTTTTCATGCAGGCTCAGTAGAGCAAGGTATTTCCTTTTACCTCTATAAAAGGCATCTCTGTACAGGCTTGAGACTCCTCTAAAGGAGCACtgtcacagctctgcagctgctgtagGCTAAGCATTTGATACACACCCTCCAGTGATACGGTTCTTCCCAGAACTCCAGCATTGCTCTGCATcatgttttttcccctcagcagtTTTTGCGTGACAAAACCCTGGAGGTTTGCAGGCCAAGCTGTATTTAATAAAGACAATGTTCCTTACCCAGCCAATGCTGCCTACTTCGACAGGGTGCAAAGCCCCATCTATGAGGGGGgatctttgctgcttctgcagttACAAGTActgcaaaaaagcaaaacccaggcTGTACACACAGAGATAAAGGTCAGCTACAGCACTACCTGCACTGCTGGGGGCCAGGGTGGTTTTAACACTACCTAGGGAGCTTTTTAGTTTCCCTTTTACAGTGGTGTAATGCAGTGGCTGTTTAAGAGTCCGGTTTGCCATCCTGGTACTTTTGTCCCTGCAGCAGACTAGATTTCAGGCATACAGTGGTTCAGAAGGTTACCCATCATTCCTTAAACATGAAGGGTGTTATACCCAGGGGCACTGCTGGCAAGGACACATAATCCTTGGGGAGCTGACACCAGTACTATTTACTTTGACAGTACCAGCTGCAGGTTCCTCACTGTCAAGAGAGGATTATGAAGCGCAGTGGCCTCCATCCTACTCAGCCAGATCTTGGCTGAGTCCTGTCCCCCTTCCACCCCCTCTTTACACCAGCCTAACAGTTCTTAAAGCCTAAAGGAAACAAGCCATGTACAGCAGCATTAGTACAGAACCAGAGAGACCTTTGAGCTTTGAGTCATTAGAACAAGTCAATAAGTTCTGCATGGAGttaaatggcagaaaaaaaaatcccatggcaCGTGGACTAGATAAAGAAAAACTGGTTGCTGGTAATTCTCTGTATCCTAACCTAATACAGAAGGAAGATTAAGCTGGAGTTGCAAAACCAGGGCCAAAAAATTCCAACTTCAAAAGGCTCAGTTTCAGCACAACTGCTGACCCGCCAAAGTGCCAGGAAATTATAGGAACTGGCAAGACATTACTCCCTGACACAGCTGACTGAACTGCCCAGAAACAGGTCACAGAACTCCCTCTGAGCTGCAGTCACTGGCACTGCTGGCTCAGTGGTCCCTTGGAGCTAGTTTTTGTTCTCTGCAGCAAGAGCACAGCCAGGTACACAGTCCCTTAAACGTGAGCAGGAAATCCTGACCTCTCTACCCATACAACAGCAGTCAGCTAGCTTTAACAAACCAAACTAGTAACATTACCTAAAAAAAACATTGAAGCACTATTTCTAGTATCTCCTAGGTTGCAAAAGGCTAAAAGACTTTGTAGTGTTAGCAGCACTGAAGCTACCTATCCTTATTACAACTAGCAACCTTGCACAGATCCTTGCTGAAGGGAATATGGTAGCAGGGTGCAAGTTGTTGGAAGTGAAGCGGGTCTGCTGTCTGTGCTCTGTACCCCTCCACTGCAAGCAGTCTCCTTTCTAGCACAACCCTGTCAGGGACAAACTCTGCTCATGAAATCACAACTGAAGTTATTTCTATCTCCACACAACTGTCCTGTCCTGCGCTTCAAAACAAGGCCCTGTCTAGTCCCAACAATTCTCCCCTCTGAGCTTATATGAGAAAAGAAACCCAGGTGTTTTCAGTAAGGCAACACCCAAAACACACTGGAAAACTGCAGGCTTTGGATGGAACAGGCTTTGAAAGACATCAACTGGCCAGGCAGGATGGAACTGGAGAGAAGAAGCACAGTGGCACGTGCTGCATGTCATGACTTTAATGTGTAACTACAGTATGCATACATACAAGAAGTGGGAGAACTAAAGCCCAAGAACTAGAAAGGTTACAAAATACAACACAGGGACCAATACTTTACAAAACATTCAAAATCCTTACAAAATGGGCTGTATTGGtcctttgggtttttgttttgtttttgttttttttcttttggttttttttttgttctttttttacaAACTTATACTGTGTGGTCAAGGGTGGGGGGCCAGGAAAGGCCTAGATTTAACCCCCCACCTTCCAAAATTTACaagtgtcaagaaaaaaaaaaagctataggCCTGGTCTCTGGTTTCTTTACTAAAAACAGCTGACCCTCTCCCAAAGGGCCTGAGGTGTCTTCTCCAAGAGGAAGGAGACATTCTCTGACTGCCTCCACTTGCTGTCTGTCAGCATTGGATGTGGGTGGGGGGAAAGCAATGCTGAACCTTAAcccctccctcacccctcccATGCTCCATAGTATTCCCATATTCCAAACAcatccacctttttttttttgtaaaacaactTAGTGATTTAAAGGTCCCCCATccacataaagaaaaataagttacaTAATATTATAACTGGCTTTTCAATATTCTTTGGGAGTCTGGGAATGCCAGGACAAGGAGGTCTGCCCCAGACAAGTGCTTGGCATCAGCAGCTGCCCCTTTATTACAAGCTGGACAGGCACCAGTTACCCACCTGCCTCTTACACAATTTGCACAAACCCAAAAGTCCAGACAAACGTTTCTGTTCCTTGTATTTACACTAGTTCAAAATGATATTCACAGCATCTTCTGAATTTTGGCCAAAAGTCAAAAATTTGTTTCAAACTTTGGAACGTGCCCACATAGACTTTCACCCAGGGTCTGTTGTGTCTACCCAATCAAGGGGGCTGGGAAGGTCAGGAGGAGCCTTACAGAGTCTTCTGTCAGTCGATGGGACAGGGACCTCCAGGCAGGCACGCTTGCAACGCAAGATGCAGCTCATCTAACTGGCACCAGTCCCTTCCATTACTTGCTGGGCCTGCTTCTGCCCCATGCAGCACTGTGCAACCGACTGGAACAACCTGAacacagaagcaaagcagcaTTAGGTGCGTTCAGGGCAGGAAACAGCACTTCTGCTACAAAGTGCCAAAAACGCAAGGTGCAACTCAGCCCCTGCTTCAGATAAATTGTTTTAGTGATTTTTGTGGTTGATTTATACTCACTTCTCAATTTCTGGAGCACAGTGAACAAACTCATGGTTCCAGAACTTAAATGCTGGATTTTTTATCAGCTCAATGAAAGTAATAAGGAGACCCCAGGGATGAGGCCTATTTACAATCAGTCGTTCCAAGAGTACCCTGAAATCCAAAAGTAAAACCAGTCAGAGCTAGAAGATCCAaaagacagaaggaaggaaagtGAAAAGCTGCACGCTGGGAAGTTAAATGCCTTCCCTCTCACCTAGTGATCTGCTCCTGGATAGCCTCAGTGTTGGCCTCTGCAAACAGGTACAACATGGTGCAACTGAAGTAGTGGGTGTGACTGTTGGGATATCGCAGCTGATTGGCAATAGCATTCAAGAAAAGGTACCGGCCTGCAGGAAAGGAACAATGAGTACACAGTTtcacttacacacacacaaaaaggaataAAGCAGCAACTAGCATAGCTTAAGATTAAGGTTTCTGAGCCTGCCTTATGAAGgtacaagaaacaaaaactgaagaTATGAAAAAGTCTGATGAAGCCAAGCTGAGGGGGGCAGTAAGAATTCAGTTCCTCCTTATTAATCTTATTTCTCATTCCCTTGAATACCCTGaacatttggttttaatattGCTCCTGTATCCTGTTTAATATTCTAACATAGCATTAATTACTGTGAATTTACTAACAGCTACACAAAGTGATCTCTGTGTTTCTCATAGCTCAAGCAATCTGCTGTTAAATTCAATATTGTTGAACTAGAAGCATTTCCAGCTCACCTTCAGTGTCCAGGTCTACTGCCAAATTCTGGAAGATGTCCATGTGAGCTGAGTGGGTAATGGTGCTCATAGAGGGTGTGCTGCCTTTGTTGTGAATGTGCGCAATAGCTTGAGTACCTACGTAGAGCACCAGTGCATTAATCAGCTGGATGTTGTAGCGGTTGCCAGGTTCATTTGATACCTAATAGCAAAGATATAAAAAGCATTAACATTCTATATTCCTCCAGCAATCAAAGGTACAGCATGTACAACAACAGCATCCAAATATCTTCTTGATTATACAGAAGACAACACACACTGACATCCACAAATTCAATCTGGCATTTACCCTTTTGTAATATAGCAGtttagatataaatatatatatattttcaaaagcatcagcAAAGTGTGGACAGACCCAACAGACAATTTTTGCTccctacctaaaaaaaaaaaaaaaaaatatataaaggcaATCTGAATACACCAGTGCCAGAGGCTGGCTGAAATGGAGATCACCTGTGTGAATGCATCAGTCTGAGCAATTTTCTGAGAAAGTCCAACTTCAGTCCTGATGTCTGCTGCAAGCCAAGCCATGTGACGTACAAAATGGTGCTGGCTAACAATTCTGAACTGGGCTTTAGCTAATTTACCTTTTTACCCCTAAAACATTAGCATGCAGATCCACAGATTTCTGTAACAATGAATCCCTTTGGAGTAAAAATTTAATCAGATTCTAAAAAACTGCAATAAAGTTCAATAAAACCCACTGAAACTCAGACAATCCCTGGGTAAACAGTGCTGAGTCGGTGATGGAAGCCACAAGACACTCCATCACCCAATGGTTGAGGACAAAAAGAAGCAAGCTCGATGTAATCCGCTCTAACTACATTCTTCACTAAAGATTTGCAAGATTATGCACTAGAGACATGCCAGCAGAAGAGTCAAAGTTTTGGATAATCTTTCCTTTTTCAGTATGAGCATTTGGCAGCTCACATAGATAAAACCAACTACTTTTAAACTGAATCACTTTAAGGCCATTAAAGTAAACATTCCTCTTTCCTTAAATTCCACTTGGCTGAAGCTACTTAACACACATTTAAACTGCTATGGAGTGGTAGAAGAATTATTCAGAGAAGCATGCATTTTCACAGGCTTTTCTACCGTCTGGAACACATGCTTGCTACACACCAAAATTCCTGCAAGAAATAAGGGCAACTCAGCCAGCAAGATCATTTGTCCCACATTTTAAATACATCATCTTCTGAAACCAGCGACTCACTTGTAGGTTGCTGCGCAAGTCAGACAAAAAAGTGACTGGAGAACGGGTTTTGAGATAGGAATCCAAGTCTTTCTTGAACTGAGGTGGCATCACTCCAGTGAAGTTTGTGAGTATTCTTGGAGCAATGTTAATCTCACTTAACATGTCCACCTGTTGAGAGAAAACATTCAGCTAGGCTGTAAGTACTCTCTAAAGGAAGAAATGGCAAAAGCAGCTCTGTAAGTGATCATTACATCAACTACTGCTGTCGATCACTTCACCTACCAGCAATGAAAAGGAAACACTAGACTTCTGCAGATTTCAGAAGAAACTTGGTCTCTAATGTGCAAACTTATTAGATGACTGTCTCAAAGAATTGAGAGTAGAGGATAAAAAAATTCAAGGGTGAAGGCCGCAGGGGAATTCACTCACCACCTTTGAAGTATCTCTATTTACACTCAAGACAGTTTGGTAGTTAAAGTGCAAACATCCACGCAAGTCAAGAACAGCCTTCTTCAGTCTCAAGAAGTGCTAACTGAATGAGTATTCCAGCTTTATTCCCATCACCCTGCACAGCTCAGGCAAGGGAGAATAATAGGACAATACCTTAGCAGTGTGAGAAAGGTTCTAATCATTCTCCCATCAGGAGACTGGCATATGCCCAAAGATTTAGTTAGGTAACATTAACACTTTTCAAAGTCTCTCCCCATTATGCAAGAGGCTTGCTTCAGAATGGTAGTTTATCTAATTATTTGCAAGATAAGATGGTGCCCGTGGTTTCTCATCAAAAAGTATTTACAATGCCATAGCGCTCAGACACCAGGTCTTCTGACCTTCTGACTTCTGAACTCCAGTCACCAGCATCCTGCAGAGCACAAACTATACAATCCAACACTGTGTGGGAGTCGGATCTAGGGACACCATCAAGTCAGCCTccctttggaaaaagaaaagccctCCAGTTTTCCATGCAGAAGCTTGGTTCTCGACGCAGTTGTCAAGTAACACAGCTCCCGACAGCCTGTCCTGTCAGGTTGAACCTGAACAGACCTCGCAAGCTCAGTATCTACAGGTGCCAATGAAGCCATCCAGTCCAGAGGCAAGCTTTATGCTTCCAACTCCAACAAACTTCATACAGGACAAGGATTGTATCCCGCTCAGTATGGAAACTGTCAAACATTGAGCACTACAAACATAACTGAAACCtatctgctttaaaaatgctgttcTGCTAGCTACTATGCCACTTAAATTgcgtgtcccccagggctcggtgttggggccactcctgtttaacatctttattgatgatctagacaagggaattgagtgcaccctcagtcagtttgcagatgacacccagttgggtgggagtgttgatgtgctcgagggcagggaggctctgcagagagacctggacaggctggagccagctggaggagtttcaataaggccaaatgccgggggctgcccttgggccacaacaacccccagcagcgctacaggcttggggaggagtggctggagagctgccagtcagagagggacctggggatgctgattgacagccggctgaacaggagccagcagtgtgcccaggtggccaagaaggccaatggcatcctggcttgtgtcagcaatagcgtggccagcaggggcaggggaaggatctgacccctgtactcagtactggtgaggccgcacctcgattcctgtgttcctgtgtttttggcccctcactaaaaaaaggccattgaatgactcgaatgtgtctagagaagggcaacggagctggtgcagggtctggagcacaggtctgctggggagcggctgagggaactgggggggtttagtctggagaagaggaggctgaggggagacctcctggccctctacagctccctgaaaggagggtgcagagaggggggatgagtctctaaccaaggaacaagcaacaggacaagagggaatggcctcaagctgcaccagggaaggtttagactggatattaggaagcatttctttacagaacaggttgttgggcattggaatgggctgcccagggcagtggtggagtcctcatccctggaggggttgaagagtagagctgacatagcactgagggatctgggggagttgggaactgtcactgtgaggctcatggttggactggatcttcaaggtcttttccaacttagatgattctgtgaattaccTGTTAACTTTTGAACGGTTGCATGAATTCAATTATCAGTTAAACTGTTCCCAGATTTCCAGTCTCAGCCAAAAAAACCTGGGTAAGGAGTATGTTCATCATTAAAGCTCTTCAAACTCATGAATGTAAGTCCTACCTTTAGATTGGGGGTGAAAGGGTCTGGAAGCCTCATGTTCCGTGGGAAGGCACTCAGGATCAGATTTCTTAGCTGAATACAGTTAGGTGGGATCACATCACAGAACCCGTAGTGGTAATCACAGAGAAATTCTGGGAAATCATGCAACAAGACCAGCAACACACGCAGAGTGCCctatgaaataaaatagaaaagaggTGTGTAAGTGTTGAAACTGCCACCAAGACCTTGTAGAGCTATCCTTCTATGTCATGTGGTTAACATTAACAGGAAGAAATTAATCTGGGAAGGTTGCTTGTTTCTGTCCCACACCAGATTTGCATTTAACTTTAAGATATAAAAGAACAGTAAATTGTATTTTGCTACCAGAACACCTCTACTTTCAGACAACTTTGGTTGGAAGTAGCATCAATTAGCTGACACATTTTTTACCTTGTAAAGAATTTGCATAGGTTTGGTGAGTTCCACATTTCTAAGGAAAGGAGCCAAGTACTTGAAGAGATCGATCAATAACTGGGCATACATAGGCCAACcctgtcaagaaaaaaacagcaggtGGAAAAAATGCAATGAAGAtcagttattttaatttcaaaactatTAATTAGATTGCTCTTCATATAAACCTGGGACAAAGTTACGTCCTACTGTTAGCTCTAGCAGTTGAGAGCAGAACAGCTTGTTTCACAAGGCCTTCAGCTGCACATCATATGCTGTGGGTGTTTCCAGAACATTCAACATGCCATACTGAGCCAACAGTATTTGGTCTAGACTACAGCTTTTCCAGACTTTGACAAAGGCatgtttttaaattcagttcaCCCTATATTCCACAGTTTATTGACACAAATACTCTCCTCCATGCAGTTAGGTTACTGTGAATATGGAAGACAACAAAAACAGAACAGCCATGCTACTAGTGCACTTCAAGATGTGAAACAGCACCACAACAGATAAGCATCCGTGTGAgctttttaattcagaagagatAAACTGCAGCCACACCTTCTGCTGTGGTGTATGTGCCAGCATTCTTGCAATAAATATCCGATGGGAGATCAGTTCCAGCCAGGCATAAACAAAACCTGGAGCTTTTGTAGGCCTCAGGATGTGAAATGTGTTACTGAAAGAAAAGTTAGAGCAGGTTAGAAGTGCACAGCAATAAGACTGCTTTTCATAACATTGAGGGGAAACATACAAAGCAAGGCATTTCAGCATCTTGAGTTTTACCAGTCATCCTTCTTAAAACAAGCAAGTGGACAGTCTATAGGAGAACCAGTTATTCTGAATGTGATTAAGCCACCACAAAGGAACAGTCAAGATAGCCTTTAGATGAAAAATCTAGATCCTACCAGGAAAGCATCGTGGCCAATCTCTAATACATACCAGAAAGCTGTGAGTGTTTGGAAGTTGATGGTCTCCAGCACATGCTCAGGAGCATTTAATTCCAACAGCAACATGATGAAAATGCGATGGTAAGGAAGTTGCTGAAACTCACTCTGCCGAACATCATGGTCTTGCAGAAGAACTCCCACCACAATACCTAGAACCTAAAGATATCAAGACATTTCAGCAAGAATTACTTTAGAAGTCAGCCTACAGATAATACTTCAACCAtcagtaaaaaaacccaggtgaTTCTAACGAAAACCAAGAAATCTAGTTATTGGAAGCATTACAATATAATCTGTATCAGCAACTCCCAACCACTATACTTGGCTCTCCCTGTCCCACAGATCACAGTCACAATGACCGACCTGGCAGTGTTGGAAGGTCTTAACTCAAGACCACCTAGCCATAAACCAAGCGGTGTAAGAACATAGACAAGGCCCTCACAAAATCAAGGCAGACACCCAGGATCACCAACCCTAAACCACACTCTCTAATGAAGCTTTTTCATTTCAAGGCACAAAGTGGGTTTCAGGTTTGATATGGAATTTTTGTGAACAAGAAAGGCACTTAGCATCCTGACACTACACTCCACATTTTACCATTTTGGTGACCAACCCATTAAAGTCCTCATCTGATACTTCAGCAGTAGCCTGCATTAAGactgtattttacatttatcAGCAAAGGTACACCCAATTATGGACTTTAAATGCCATGAGTACA
The Athene noctua chromosome 9, bAthNoc1.hap1.1, whole genome shotgun sequence DNA segment above includes these coding regions:
- the SETD6 gene encoding N-lysine methyltransferase SETD6 isoform X3, whose product is MASAPKRPKAAAGSSARGRGSADPLSGFLAWCGRAGVQLSPKVRLSREGAVAGYGLLAAAELEEGEVLFSVPRSAVLSQHTSSIQALLQEAQEALQSQSGWVPLLLALLYEYTASDSPWQPYFSLWQDFRSLDHPMFWPEEERTRLLQGTGIPEAVDKDLANIHLEYSSIILPFMKSHPSIFDPKLHTLDLYKQLVAFVMAYSFQEPLEEEDEDEKGPNPPMMVPVADILNHVANHNANLEYSPQCLRMVTTQPISKGQEIFNTYGQMANWQLLHMYGFAEPYPGNTNDTADIQMVTVREAALQREWHPQPPGHGRGRDLLNRPETGIRGDTRDMPVPQHFRRQRGSTAAAGLRAVGLLVPAGDGGGGGRLCAWLARGADRGRAVHDPEGAVHVRRRIQGV
- the SETD6 gene encoding N-lysine methyltransferase SETD6 isoform X2; amino-acid sequence: MASAPKRPKAAAGSSARGRGSADPLSGFLAWCGRAGVQLSPKVRLSREGAVAGYGLLAAAELEEGEVLFSVPRSAVLSQHTSSIQALLQEAQEALQSQSGWVPLLLALLYEYTASDSPWQPYFSLWQDFRSLDHPMFWPEEERTRLLQGTGIPEAVDKDLANIHLEYSSIILPFMKSHPSIFDPKLHTLDLYKQLVAFVMAYSFQEPLEEEDEDEKGPNPPMMVPVADILNHVANHNANLEYSPCLRMVTTQPISKGQEIFNTYGQMANWQLLHMYGFAEPYPGNTNDTADIQMVTVREAALQRARGEAQQQLVSEQWDFLCQLEMVGEEGAFVLGWHEVLTEEELSTTLKVLCMSEEEFREYKEKDGWEDDSEEEENSTLSNEALSRLKAPCKKLLYDSVLLTLESYGSDLKAEQDLLNNKEAYEKLSRREQQALHVRYGQKRILHQLLELVH
- the SETD6 gene encoding N-lysine methyltransferase SETD6 isoform X1; protein product: MASAPKRPKAAAGSSARGRGSADPLSGFLAWCGRAGVQLSPKVRLSREGAVAGYGLLAAAELEEGEVLFSVPRSAVLSQHTSSIQALLQEAQEALQSQSGWVPLLLALLYEYTASDSPWQPYFSLWQDFRSLDHPMFWPEEERTRLLQGTGIPEAVDKDLANIHLEYSSIILPFMKSHPSIFDPKLHTLDLYKQLVAFVMAYSFQEPLEEEDEDEKGPNPPMMVPVADILNHVANHNANLEYSPQCLRMVTTQPISKGQEIFNTYGQMANWQLLHMYGFAEPYPGNTNDTADIQMVTVREAALQRARGEAQQQLVSEQWDFLCQLEMVGEEGAFVLGWHEVLTEEELSTTLKVLCMSEEEFREYKEKDGWEDDSEEEENSTLSNEALSRLKAPCKKLLYDSVLLTLESYGSDLKAEQDLLNNKEAYEKLSRREQQALHVRYGQKRILHQLLELVH